The following is a genomic window from Phycisphaeraceae bacterium.
CCGCAGGCACTGGCTGCAATCAAACGCGGCATTCATGTGATCAGTGAAGTGCCGGCCGGTGTGAGCATCGACGAGTGTCGTGAGCTTGTTGAAGCGTGTAATAAATCCCAAGCCATTTACATGATGGCGGAGAATTACACATATACACAATCCAACCAGGTGATTACCGAGATGGTACGCCGAGGTGAGTTTGGCACGCCGTACTACGCTGAGGGTGAATACATCCATGAGCTTAAGTGGCTCAATGAGATCACGAAATGGCGTCGCAAGTGGCAGACAGGGATCAACGGCCTGACGTACGGCACGCACAGTCTGGGACCGGTGCTGATGTGGTTCTGGGCGCACGATAAGACGGATCGTGTCGCCAGCGTATGCTGCGTCGGCTCAGGACATCACTACAAAGATCCCCGCGGAGACGAATACGAAAACGAAGACTCCTGCGTCATGCTTTGCAAGTTCAAAAACAACGGCTTGGCGAAGATTCGCGTGGATATGCTCAGTGACCGACCGCACAACATGACGAATTACCACCTTCAGGGAACGGATGGCTGTTATGAGTCCGGGCGTGCCTGGGGTGAACGTAACCGTATCTGGCTGCGCAGCCGCACCCGAAACATTGACCAATGGCTGGACCTCGAAACACTTTCGAGTGATTTCATGCCCTCACACTGGGTGAAGTTTGAAGAATTGGCGAAAAAGGCAGGACACGGCGGCGGAGACTTGATCGAGTTGATTGACTTTACCGACGCTATTCTCGGAAAACGACCGACGCCCATTGGTATCCACGAAACGATGGACATGACGCTGCCCGGACTGGTGAGTCAACTTTCAATTAAGAACGGCGGCGCATGGATGGACGTACCCGATTCGCGCGACTGGTGATCGACTGTACGCTATTAAGCGGCTTTCAAGTACCGCAGCAGCCGGTTGCAACAGGATTGTTGTCTACACATCAGGCAATGATCGCTCGAATAAGATCACTTCTTTCCGCTGCTCTGGTTGATGATGTTGAGCAGAAATAGAAGCACGATCGCACCACCCAGCGCGATGAGAAATTCACCGATCGGACCCAGTGCCTTGAGTTGAAGCAGGCCGGCCAGGAATCCGCCTAACAACGCTCCGAGCACACCGACGATGAGATTACCCAGCAGGCCAAAGCCGCTGCGTTTCATGATGAAGCCCGCTGCCCAACCGGCAGCCAGACCAATCAACAGAAAGATAATGAGTTCACCGAGTCCCATGAGCGGATTATAGTCCATCCACGCACAGCTACGAGTTCAGCAAAAGGTGGCTCCCCCGGCGGCAATACTCGGATCAGGTCTCGACCTTGGCAAGTGTCTCACGCACCTCGCGCATGAGGGGGCGGAGTATGTCTTCAGAAAAATCGAACTGAATACCCGCCGCTTGAAATAGCTCTGGTAGTGGTCGTGTGCCACCCAGTTGCAGGGCCGCGCGATAATGATTCAGGGCTTTTGTCCGGTCGAGACGGAACTGGAGCCAGAGTTGCAGCGCACCGAGTTGAGCAATGCCGTATTCGATGTAATAAAACGGATGGTGAAAAAGGTGTAGTTGCGCATGCCAGCGTGTCTCACGGGCAGCTTCGTGACCGGCGAAATCAATGGATGGATCACTGAAACGACCCAGAATATTCAGCCACGCAGCGTAACGTTCTGCTCGTGAGTGGCCGGGATGTGTGTAGAGCCAATGCTGAAATCCATCGACCGTTGCGATCCAGGGAAGGATGCGGATGATTCCTTCGAGCAGGGTGGCTCGTGCACGATTCGCATCCTCTGGCTGTGGATAGAAAACGTCAAAGTGGTCCGCGCCCATCAATTCCATCGACATGCTGGCCACTTCGCAAAACTCGATCGGCGCGTGTCGCAGAAAAATCAGGGGTTCACTTCGCGCTGCCAGGTAATGGAATGCGTGGCCGCCTTCGTGGAGTAACGTCTCTACATCGCGCTGGAGACCAGCAGCATTCATGAAGATAAAAGGCTCACGGATTTCTTCGAGGGAGCTTTGGTATCCGCCGCCTCGTTTTGCCTTGCGGCTATCCAGGTCCAGATTTCGACCCGGTTTCAGATGGGAGAAATCGCTGCCCAGTTCCGAAGAGATTCTGTCGAAAATCATCTGGCAACGTGAAACGAGATCTTCACATCGATCCGGCGCGAAGGGTTTGAGCGGCGCACGGTTCCGAGGATCAACCGCAAGATCCCACGGTCGCAGACGAGTTAACTCCAGATCCCTGGTGCGACGGGTATTCAACTCCTTCACCAGGGGCATTACTTCGCTTTCAATCGCATCTGCAAAGCGCATGCAGTGATCGGGAGCGTAGTCGAACCGCATCATCGACTTCCACGAGTAATCGCGAAAATTCTTAAAGCCAGCATTTCGCGCGACCTGTTCCCGTAGCTTCAACTGTGACTCAAAAATAGTGTCAATCGCATCACGACTCTCAAGGCGGCGGTTCGCAGTGAGCTCCCAGACCTCCTGTCTTGTCGTTCGATCGGGTTCTTCGAGAAATCGCGCCGCTTGTTGGAGCGTGTACTGCTGGCCGCGATAGCTAACGAGCATCGCACCGTTTATTTTGTCGTATTCAGAAGTGAGTTTTGCGATCTGTGTCTGGAGCGGGACGTTTTCCGTACGGAAAATATCTACTTCTGTCCGCCACTCTCGGGTCAGGAGGGCATATTTCCCGACACCACCCACGGTTTTCAGCTCATCAAGTTGAGTGTGATAGGAGGAAGCTAGATATTTCTTCTGAAGCTCAAAAAATAGTGGTTGGATTTTTGGCCGAATGTTTTCCAGAAAGTGCAGAAAAGCCTTTTCGATTTCAACGTCATCTGTGTGGCAAGACTTTTCAATATTCCGACGGGAGCCGTATTCAGACATCACTGCGGAAAGTTCCGACAAATCGAGCAACCATTGATGCAGCTCACCCGCTGAATTAATGGCACGATCTAGCAGAGTCTGATAGAGCGGCTCAACGCGCGCCCAATCAGCGGGGTTAAGCTCCGCTGGAACAAAAGTACGTGTCGGCACTGGGGGCGTCGCGGTGGTCATGACCGAAAAGTGTATGCTTCATTTTGTCGGACTGTGAGAATACAACGAGAGCGGAAAATAGCTGCAGGTTGACATCATGTCTTCGGTTTTTGCTTCATGCCGCGAACTTTCATGGGCAGGCCGAAGAGATCGATGAATCCACGCGCAGCGGTCACGTCGTAGCCGCTCATGGCGAAGCTTGCGAGCTTTGAGTCGTACAGGCTCTTGGGGCCCTGGCTGTTGACCGCCAGCGCTTTGCCCTTGAAGAGCTTTACGCGGACGGTACCGGTGACGACTTTGTTTGACTCATCAATGAATGACTGCATCGCTTCGCGCAGTGGGTGGAACCACTGGCCGTAATACACCAGCTCGGCATAACGCAGAGCAAGCGTCTGCTTGTAGTGATACAGATCACGCTCCAGCGTGAGTTGTTCGAGAGCTTTATGTGCTTCGTAAAGAATCGATCCCCCCGGCGTCTCATACACGCCACGTGACTTCATGCCCACGAGTCGATTTTCAACAAGCACCGTCTGACCGATTGCGTGTTTACCGCCGATGCTGTTGAGTGTTTCGATGACTTGGTGGGCGGCAAGTATTTTCCCGTTCACCGCGACAGGCACACCCTTATCGAAGGTCACACTGACATATTCCGCGGTATTCGGGGTACGCTCCAGCGGCACCGTGATAGTCAGGCACTTTTTCCAGTTAGGTTCCTGGTCTGGGTGTTCGATTTCGCCGCCTTCATGACTGATGTGCCAGAGATTACGGTCCTGCGAGTAGATCTTTTTCTTGCTGGCGGTGATGGGGATTCGATGTTTCTCTGCATACTCAATGGCGGTCTCGCGGTCGTTCAAACCGTCCGCGAGGAACTTCGGGTCTTTCCATGGGGAGATGATTTTGAGCGACGGATTGAGTGCCATGTAAGTCAACTCAAACCGTACCTGATCGTTACCCTTGCCGGTCGCACCATGGCCAACGGCGTCCGCCTTGGTCTGCTTCGCAACGAGTACCTGATGCTTGGCGATCAATGGACGGGCGATACTGGTACCCAGCAGATAATCGCTTTCGTAAATCGCATGCGCCCGGAGCATGGGGAAGCAGAACTGTTCCGCAAACTCTTTCCGCAGATCCTTGACGACTACTTCGTCGGCACCGCTGGCGTAGGCCTTTTTTTCGATTCCGGCGAGTTCATCACCCTGACCGAGTTCTGCTGCGAAGGCAACCAGCTTCACTCCCGGGTAGCGTGATTTAAGCCAGGGGAGGATCACGGAGGTATCAAGACCGCCGGAGTAGGCGAGGACGATTTTCCGAGGATTGGATGCATTAGTGGGAGTGGCCATACGAGTTCCTTGCAGGGTTCGAGCTAAACAAGGTATCAGGATGCTGTCACTATTGCAGACGCCCCTCTGATTTCGTATTTACAAAGTTAAGTTGAGATGTGATTGCTCACGCAAAGAGTTCAAGCGATCCTGCCGATTATGCTATCGGACGTTAGCCTTGGTACGAGAAGATGTATGGTTTTTGAGGAATAGTCCGTTCAATCGAGCGAGATGAGCAGAGCGTAACTCTCGCAGCACTTATCCGACCCCTTCAAACCTCCGATACCTCTTCAGACCCCGGTGTCTGTCCCGAGCCGCGCGGTTACTCTGTTTCATCGGGACGACTTGGTGAGGGTGGTGCATGGAAATCGACACGATCTGCAAGACCGCGATGGAATTGGGCGCATCCGACGTACACATTGTCGCAGGTCATGTACCCATGATGCGCCTGCATCAGGTCATGACAGCAATGGACTATCCCGTCGTCACTCCAGAGAGTGCGATGAGGATGTTCAAGCACATGGCAAGCAACGAGCACGTGCTCCGTTTTGAAAAGATCAAAGACAGCGACTTTTCCTATGAAATCCCCGGCTTGGGACGCTTCCGTGTCAACGCGCACATGCAGCGGCAGACCGTGGCGATTGCCATGCGTGGTATCAAGGAAAAGATTCCGCCCATGAAGGATCTGAACTTGCCGGAAGTCATTGCCCGGCTGACGTATTTACCGCGCGGGCTAGTGCTGGTCACGGGAGATACAGGTTCGGGCAAATCCACCACGCTTGCGGCCATGATCCAGGCGATGAATGATCGTTACCACAAGCACATCATCACTCTGGAAGATCCGATCGAATACAAGTTCGTCAGCAGCCGCTGCACGATTGAGCAGCGCGAGCTGGGCGACGATACGCCGAGCTTCGCCAGTGGTTTGCGTCACGTATTGCGTCAGGATCCGGACATCATTCTGGTCGGAGAAATGCGGGATCTGGAGACGACAGCAGCGGCCATCACAGCCGCGGAAACCGGCCACCTGGTGCTCAGCACGCTGCACACGGTCAACGCTTCACAGACGGTGGAGCGCATCATCGACATGTACCCGGCCGACCAGCAGAACCAGATTCGTTCCATGCTTGCCAACACACTGCAGGCGGTCATCAGCCAGACGTTGTTCAAGCGGACAGACAAGAAGGGCATGTGTCCGGCGGTGGAAGTGATGCTGTGCACCCCAGCGGTGCGGAACCTGATCCGTGAAAACCGTGCGTTTGAGATTCCTAACGTGATCGAGACCAACCGTGCCATGGGCATGAAGAGCCTGGATAACGCGATCGCTGAGCTTTATTTCAACGGCATGATCAGCCGTGAAGACGCGGTAGCGCAGGCTGCATTCCCGGACAAGCTCGAACGCATGCTGGCGGCGTGAGGATTGATGAGGCGTACCCAGCGCACCATGAAGGAGGCAGTCGTGGCGTTGTTGGACATTTTGCACTTTATTTTTTGCGCTTTGAACTGAGGCTTTCCCATGCCTAATTACCGCTATCAGATGCGGACCCCAGGGGGGCAGACGACCGTCGGTATGACCACGGCGGATAACGCCATGGCCGCCGCCTCAGCTCTTCGAGCTCAAGGCAACCAGGTTCTCCAGCTCGTTCCTGTCACCGCGCAGCGAAAGACAGCCAATGACATCCTCAAGATGCTCAATCAGGGTTCAGGTCCATCACAGCGCGATGTACTCAACTTTACATCGCAACTGGCGGTGATGGTCCGTGCTGGTATTTCGCTTCGTGCTGCAATCGAAGGTATCGCTGAGCAGACGGAGAATGTGAAGTTCAAACATATTCTGCTCCAGGTGAAGCAGGACGTGGAGTCGGGCAAGCAGTTCAGCGAGGCACTTCAACGACATCCAAAGCTATTCAACCC
Proteins encoded in this region:
- a CDS encoding Gfo/Idh/MocA family oxidoreductase, with the protein product MPAISQINLGIVGSVGRGGSFKRSCDALDVIRIAAVCDTNREAIEQSRSVLGAEKSFTEYEEMLDKGNVDAVIIGTPMPLHVPQALAAIKRGIHVISEVPAGVSIDECRELVEACNKSQAIYMMAENYTYTQSNQVITEMVRRGEFGTPYYAEGEYIHELKWLNEITKWRRKWQTGINGLTYGTHSLGPVLMWFWAHDKTDRVASVCCVGSGHHYKDPRGDEYENEDSCVMLCKFKNNGLAKIRVDMLSDRPHNMTNYHLQGTDGCYESGRAWGERNRIWLRSRTRNIDQWLDLETLSSDFMPSHWVKFEELAKKAGHGGGDLIELIDFTDAILGKRPTPIGIHETMDMTLPGLVSQLSIKNGGAWMDVPDSRDW
- a CDS encoding GlsB/YeaQ/YmgE family stress response membrane protein codes for the protein MGLGELIIFLLIGLAAGWAAGFIMKRSGFGLLGNLIVGVLGALLGGFLAGLLQLKALGPIGEFLIALGGAIVLLFLLNIINQSSGKK
- a CDS encoding M3 family oligoendopeptidase, whose translation is MTTATPPVPTRTFVPAELNPADWARVEPLYQTLLDRAINSAGELHQWLLDLSELSAVMSEYGSRRNIEKSCHTDDVEIEKAFLHFLENIRPKIQPLFFELQKKYLASSYHTQLDELKTVGGVGKYALLTREWRTEVDIFRTENVPLQTQIAKLTSEYDKINGAMLVSYRGQQYTLQQAARFLEEPDRTTRQEVWELTANRRLESRDAIDTIFESQLKLREQVARNAGFKNFRDYSWKSMMRFDYAPDHCMRFADAIESEVMPLVKELNTRRTRDLELTRLRPWDLAVDPRNRAPLKPFAPDRCEDLVSRCQMIFDRISSELGSDFSHLKPGRNLDLDSRKAKRGGGYQSSLEEIREPFIFMNAAGLQRDVETLLHEGGHAFHYLAARSEPLIFLRHAPIEFCEVASMSMELMGADHFDVFYPQPEDANRARATLLEGIIRILPWIATVDGFQHWLYTHPGHSRAERYAAWLNILGRFSDPSIDFAGHEAARETRWHAQLHLFHHPFYYIEYGIAQLGALQLWLQFRLDRTKALNHYRAALQLGGTRPLPELFQAAGIQFDFSEDILRPLMREVRETLAKVET
- a CDS encoding argininosuccinate synthase, which encodes MATPTNASNPRKIVLAYSGGLDTSVILPWLKSRYPGVKLVAFAAELGQGDELAGIEKKAYASGADEVVVKDLRKEFAEQFCFPMLRAHAIYESDYLLGTSIARPLIAKHQVLVAKQTKADAVGHGATGKGNDQVRFELTYMALNPSLKIISPWKDPKFLADGLNDRETAIEYAEKHRIPITASKKKIYSQDRNLWHISHEGGEIEHPDQEPNWKKCLTITVPLERTPNTAEYVSVTFDKGVPVAVNGKILAAHQVIETLNSIGGKHAIGQTVLVENRLVGMKSRGVYETPGGSILYEAHKALEQLTLERDLYHYKQTLALRYAELVYYGQWFHPLREAMQSFIDESNKVVTGTVRVKLFKGKALAVNSQGPKSLYDSKLASFAMSGYDVTAARGFIDLFGLPMKVRGMKQKPKT
- a CDS encoding PilT/PilU family type 4a pilus ATPase, whose protein sequence is MEIDTICKTAMELGASDVHIVAGHVPMMRLHQVMTAMDYPVVTPESAMRMFKHMASNEHVLRFEKIKDSDFSYEIPGLGRFRVNAHMQRQTVAIAMRGIKEKIPPMKDLNLPEVIARLTYLPRGLVLVTGDTGSGKSTTLAAMIQAMNDRYHKHIITLEDPIEYKFVSSRCTIEQRELGDDTPSFASGLRHVLRQDPDIILVGEMRDLETTAAAITAAETGHLVLSTLHTVNASQTVERIIDMYPADQQNQIRSMLANTLQAVISQTLFKRTDKKGMCPAVEVMLCTPAVRNLIRENRAFEIPNVIETNRAMGMKSLDNAIAELYFNGMISREDAVAQAAFPDKLERMLAA